From Mycobacterium cookii:
AACGACGCCCGGCCTGCGCGGTGTCCGCAACAGATCGGGCGTCGGTCGTGCTACTTGTCGGCCGAAGCGTCCGTCTCGGCGCCGGCCTTGCGCTTGCCGTAGCGCTTCTCGAAGCGCGCGACCCGGCCACCGCTGTCCAGGATCTTCTGCTTGCCGGTGTAGAACGGGTGGCATTGCGAGCAGACCTCGACCACGATGTGGCCGCTCTCTTTGGTGCTGCGGGTCTGGAAGGTGTTACCGCAACCGCAGACCACGGTGGTCTCGCCGTAGGCGGGATGAATGTCAGATTTCATGGTGTCCTCTTCAATCGGCGGTCGCCGGGTCGCCCTGTGGTGCTGAATATCGGACGTGAACCGGAACCTGAATGTCGGCTGCTGATTATGCCAGGTCAGCCGCTCTGTCCCTAAACGCCTGCGTGGGGCTGCACATTCCCGCCAGTGCGTTCGACGACGGCATAGCTGGTCCCACGGCCGGGCCGGGTCCACAAGGTGCCGCCGTGCGGGCTGCTGCCGAGTGCGCTGAGCTCACGTTTCAGGATTTTGTTGGTGGCCGTGGTCGGCAAGCTGTCGACGATCCACACGTGCCGCGGCCAGGCCTTGGGCGACAGATCGGGCTGGTCAGCCAGGAAATTGCTGAATTCAACGGGTGTCAGCTCGGTGCCGTCTTTGAGCACGACGGCCGCCATCACCTGATCGCCGACCTGCTCGTCGGGAACCGCGTATACCGCGACATGGCTGAGGGCCGGTAATCGCTGCAGGATCCGCTCGATCGGCGCTGCCGTCATGTTTTCGCCGTCGACGCGCAACCAGTCGCCGCTGCGCCCGGCGAAGTAGATCCAGCCGTCGGCGTCGCGGTAAGCCAGGTCGCCGGACCAGAACATGCCGTTGCGCAACCGTGCGTCGGTGGCGTCCCTGTCGTTGTAGTAGCCGGCGAACAGCCCGGCTCCGGTGGTGTTGACCAGTTCGCCGATCGCCTCGTCGGCATTGGTCAGCGCGCCGTCGTCGTCGAACTCGGCCACCGGGCATTCGGCGAGAGTGTCGGCGTTGTAGATGCCGACCCCGGGAAAGCCGCGGCCCAGAGAGCCCGGCGGGCAGCCGTCTTCGCGGGTGATGATGATCGCGCCTTCGCTGGAGCCGAAGCCGTCCCACACCGTGCAGTCGAAACGTCGACTGAACTCCGCGATGTCGCGGTCGCTGGCCTCGTTGCCGAACGCGACCCGCAGCGGGTTGTCGTTGTCGTCAGGCTGCTCGGGGGTGGCCAACACATACGCCAACGGCTTGCCGACGTAGTTCATATAGGTCGCGCCGTAGCGACGGAGGTCCGAGAGTAAGCCGGACGCCGAGAAGGTGGCCGGCACCATCGCCGAACCGGAGCCGACAGCCACGCTCCAGCCGGCCAGCAGGGCGTTGGAATGAAAGAGCGGCATCGACAAGTAGCAGACGCCCGACGAATCGACATCGAACCGGTCAATCAGGTTGGCACCGGCGAAGATAACGGTCAGATGCGTGATCTGGACGGCCTTCGGCTCCCCGCTGGTGCCCGACGTGAAGATCATCATGAGCGTGTCGGTGGGGGCGACCTCGCGATGCGGCACCAGCGGACCCGCCGTCGCGAGCAGATCCGACCACTCGTCGGTGCTGACGTCCACTACGCGGACTCCCGGCAGCTCCAGTCCGTCGATCAGCCCGCGATGGGCCGGATCGGTGAGCAGTATCTGACAGTCCGCCCGCAGGATGTCTTTGGCCAACGCCGCACCGCGCCGGGTGTCGTTGATGCCGCACAACACGTATCCGCCGAGTGCTGCCGCGGCCATCGCGGTGAGCATTTCGGGTGTGTTGCCCAGCAGCGCACCGACGTGCAGCGGTCGCTCGGGGTCGGCGATACCGATCAGTGCGGCGGCGGCCGCCGAGGCGTCGCTCAGATGCTCTTGCCAGGTCCATACCTGATCGCCGTGCTTGACCGCCGGCGTGGTGTCGTCGCTGCGTGCGCGAAGCAACTGCTGAATAGTGTCCGCCACGGCTCACCGCTTTCCCTGTCGGTATTCGACAGGCGCAGATTACCGTCGCGGCAACCGCCTCAAAGCGAGACTGCCCTAGTTGGCCGGCCGAGCCGGTGTGCTAACCGGCATCGTCACCGATCAGTCGTTGTCCATGCCCGGGGTCGTCTTGGACACCTGAACAAGGAACTCGTAGTTGTTCTTGGTCTTTCGCAGCTGCGACATCAACAAGTCGATGGCTTGGTGCGAATCCAGACCGGACAACACGCGACGCAGCTTGTGCACGACCGAGAACTCGTCTGGCGACAGCAGCAATTCGTCCTTACGGGTACCCGACGGGTTCACGTCGACGGCCGGGAACACGCGGCGCTCAGAGATCTTGCGATCGAGCTTGAGCTCGGCGTTACCGGTGCCCTTGAACTCTTCGAAGATGACGGTGTCACCGGTGGATCCGGTTTCGACCATCGCCGTGGCGATGATCGTCAACGATCCGCCTTCTTCGATGTTGCGGGCGGCGCCGAGGAAACGCTTCGGCGGGTAGAGCGCGGTGGAGTCGACACCACCGGACAGGATGCGGCCCGAAGCCGGTGATGCGTTGTTGTACGCACGGCCGAGCCGGGTGATCGAGTCGAGCAGCACCACAACGTCCTTGCCCTGCTCGACAAGTCGCTTGGCCCGCTCGATGGCCAGCTCGGCGACCGCGGTGTGGTCCGTCGGCGGTCGGTCGAACGTCGAGGCGATGACCTCACCCTTGACCGAGCGGGTCATGTCGGTGACCTCTTCAGGTCGCTCGTCGACGAGCACGACCATCAGATGGCATTCCGGGTTGTTGAGGGTGATCGCGTTCGCGATGTCCTGCAGGATCGTGGTCTTACCGGCCTTGGGCGGCGACACGATGAGCGCGCGCTGACCCTTACCGATCGGCATGATCAGGTCGATGATGCGGGTGGTCAGACGATCGCCGGTGGTTTCCAGGCGCAGCCGCTGGTTGGGGTACAGGGGCGTCAGCTTGGAGAAGTCGGGGCGCTTCTTGGCGTCCTCGACCGGCCCGCCGTTGACGCTGTCCAGGCGCACCAGCGGGTTGAACTTCTGCCGAGGATTCTTGTCGCCGCCTTCGCCTTCGCGGGGCACCCGCACCGCGCCGGTCACGGCGTCACCGCGGCGTAAACCGTTCTTACGCACCATGTTCATCGAGACGTAGACGTCGCTGGGGCCGGCGAGGTAGCCGGAGGTGCGGACGAACGCGTAGTTGTCGAGCACGTCGAGGATGCCGGCGACCGGCTGGACGACGTCGTCTTCGCGCAGTTCGGTGTCACCGCCGCCGCCTTCGCCGGACCGCTCGCCGCGGCGCCTGCGCTCGCGGAACCGGCGGCCGCGACGTCCGCCGCGCCCGTCACCGTCGTCGTCTTGCTGGTTCTGGTTCGAGCCGCCGCGGTTCTGCTGGCCACCCGAGTTCTGCTGGTCGCCGCCCTTGTCGGAGTCTTTGTCCGAATCGCGGTCCTCGGACTTGCTGTCCTGTTGGTCGCGCTTGGGTTTGTCGTTCTGGTTCTGGTCGTTCTTGTCGGCCCGCTCGGTGCGCTCCTCCGCGACTTCGGTGGCGGAGTTCCGTCCGTTGGAGTCGGATTGCGGCGCGGCATCGGCGTGGTTGGCCGCGGCGCTCGCGTCGTGGTTGTCCGCTTCGGCAGCGGCGCCTCCGTTGGAAGCGGTGCCGTTGGTGTGTCCCTGCCGGCTTTCCCGGATCGCGGCGATCAATTCGTTCTTGCGCATTCCCGACGTGCCTTTGACGCCGGCCTTGTTGGCCAGCGCGCGCAGCTCGGGAAGCACCATGGTTGCCAGCGAGCCGTCGGGCGCATTCTGTTTGGCGCCGGAGTCACTGGAAGTCTCTGGGGTCACGGGGTTGGGCAGCTTGTCATTTTCGGTGCTGTCGCCAGCCGTAACGAGGTCCGTATCGGTCACGGATTTCCTTTCTTTCCCTCGCTGATCGAATCAAGCCAGGGTTCGTTGCATTCAGCCAAGTCGCCGAGTGCTGCCAAGAATCGTCTCTGCAACGGTGATCGCCGAAATTGGCGCAATTAATGGCGACCCATCGTCCACGAGAAGAATTTGGTATTTCGTCCTAGTGTCGACGCAGATACAGACGCTGCGATTGCTGGACGGCTTCGAGAATAACGTGCTTCGATGCCGGAAGCAAGGAGGCCCTCCGCCGTGGCGGGTTCGCTAGCTGGGAACAGCCGTTCCCGAACTCCAGCGGACCCCTTCGCCCGCAGTCATCTCGCTGACAGCAAACCCGTTTGCAGCGGCATATTCCAACGCTTCAGCAGGCAGCTCGGCCGCTGTGCTCAGGGCAATCACCGTTGGACCGGCACCGGAGAGCACAGCTGCCATGTCGTAACGGCGCAACAGCCTCAGGTATTCCGCCGATGCCGGCATCGCGTGCGCGCGTTGCGGCTGGTGGAGGACGTCCTCGGTGGCGGCCATCAGCAGGTCCGGGCGTTCGGTGAGTGCGACGACCAGCAGTGCGGCACGGCTGACATTGAAACGGGCGTCCTGGTGGCTGACCTGAGCGGGAAGCAGTACCCGCGCCTCCGCCGTCGACGAGCGCTGCTCGGGAATCGCGGGGAACAACCGGATGTCGGGATGCAGGCGCACCGGTACCGCCGAGAACTTCGGTGGCAGGCCGCTGACGTCGGTCCACGACACCACGGGGCCGCCCAGCACCGCCGCCGCGGCGTTGTCGGGGTGGCCCTCGAATTCCGACGCCAACTGGATCAGGTCGGCGTGGCTCAACGGCGTCCAACCTGCCTGCGCGAGAAGGCCATTGACCGCCGCGAGGCCACCGACGACCGCCGCCGCCGACGAGCCGACCCCGCGGGAGTGCGGGATCGCGTTACGGCATCGCACCCGCAGGCCCGGCACGCTCGCGCCGGCCGCCTGCAGCCCTCGTTCGACTGCGCGGACCACCAGATGCCCGGCGTCGAGCACCAGTTCGCCGGCGCTTTCTCCTTCGACCTCGACGTGCAACCCGGAATCGGTTGTCTCGACGGCGATTTCGTCATACAGGCTCAGGGCGAGCCCGAGACTGTCGAAGCCCGGGCCGAGGTTGGCGCTGGACGCCGCGACGACCGAGCTGCCCAGCAGCCCGGCAGGCAGCATCGTCACTACGTCAATCCCAACTTCGCGACGACGGCCACGGGGTCGACGGGAACCGGTTCCACCGTCGGCATGTCGCGCAGCGCGGTGTCGGGATCCTTCAATCCGTTGCCGGTCACCGTGCACACCACGGTCGAGCCCCGCTGCACCCAGCCGTCCTCGACGGCTTTGAGCAAACCGGCGATGCTTGCCGCCGACGCAGGCTCGACGAAGACGCCCTCGGTGCCGGCGACCAGGTGATAGGCCTCGAGGATCTCGTCGTCGGTGGCGGCCAGGAACCGGCCGTTGGACTGCTGCTGGGCCGCGACGGCCTGTGCCCATGACGCCGGCGAGCCGATCCGGATCGCGGTGGCGATCGTCTCGGGGTTTCTCACCGGCTCCCCCGACACCAACGGCGCCGCGCCGGCCGCCTGGGTGCCCAGCATCCGCGGCAGCTTGTCGATCACACCGTCAGCGTGGTACTCGGTGTAGCCCTTCCAATACGCGGTGATGTTGCCCGCGTTGCCCACCGGCAGGGCATGGACATCCGGCGCGGTTCCCAGCACGTCGACGATTTCGAACGCTGCGGTCTTCTGGCCCTCGATGCGAACCGGGTTGACCGAGTTGACCAAGGAGATCGTCGGGAAGTCGGCGACGATCTTGCGGGCGACCTCCAGGCAGTCGTCGAAGTTACCGTCGACCTGAATGATCTTGGCGCCGTGCATCACAGCCTGCGCGAGCTTGCCCATCGCGATCTTGCCCTGCGGGATCAGCACCGCGCAGGTGATGCCGGCCCGGGCGGCGTAGGCGGCCGCCGACGCCGAGGTGTTACCGGTCGACGCGCACAGCACGGCCTGCTGCCCGCGCGCGACGGCGTCGGTGACGGCCATCGTCATGCCGCGGTCTTTGAAGGAGCCGGTGGGGTTCAGTCCTTCGACCTTGAGATGAACCGTGCAGCCGGTCTTCGCCGAGAGCCGGGGCGCGGGGATCAGCGGGGTGCCGCCCTCGAACAAGGTGACCGGAACCCAGTCGTCGCCGACCGGCAACCGGTCCCGGTACGCCTCGATCAATCCCGGCCACTGCCGATGCGTGGCGGCGTGTGACGAACTCATGCGTTGGTTCCCTCCAAACGCAGCACGCTGGCCACGCTTTGCACGACGTCGAGATCGGCCAGCGCATCGACGGTTTCGGACAGGGCGGCGTCGGTGGCGCTGTGCGTGACGACCACGACACGGGCGCCGATCCGCTTTCCACCCTCGCCGACGACGCCCTCTTGGCGGACCTCGGCGATGCTGACTTCACGCTTGGCGAATTCCGCTGCGACCGTGGCCAATACACCCGACTTGTCGGCGACGTTCATGCTGACGTAGTAGCGGGTCGAGATCAGTCCCATCGGGGCGACCGGCAGCTGGGCGTATTTCGATTCTTTCGGTCCGCGGCTGCCGAGAACACGGTTGCGGGCCGCCATCACCAGGTCACCGGCGACCGCGGAGGCGGTCGGCGCTCCACCGGCGCCCTGGCCGTAGAACATCAGCCGGCCCGCGGCTTTTGCCTCGACCACGACGGCGTTGAACGCGCCGTTCACGGTCGCCAGCGGATGCTGCAGCGGGACCAGCGCGGGATAGACGCGAGCCGAAACCCGCTGTTGCCCATCGTCGGTGGTGATCCGTTCGCAGATCGACAGCAGTTTGATGGTGCAGCCCAATGCGCGCGCCGAGGCGAAGTCGTCCGGGCTGATCTTCGTGATGCCCTCGCGGTACACGTCGTCGGCGGTGACCCGGGTGTGGAACGCGATCGACGCCAGGATGGCCGCCTTCGCCGCGGCGTCGTAGCCTTCGACGTCGGCGGTGGGGTCGGCTTCGGCGTAGCCGAGCGCGCTCGCATCGGCCAGGGCCTTGTCGTAATCGGCCCCGGTGCTGTCCATTTCGGACAGGATGTAGTTGGTGGTGCCGTTGACGATGCCGGCCACCCGTTGCACGGTGTCGCCGGCCAGCGACTGGGTCAGCGGACGAATCACCGGGATCGCACCGGCGACGGCAGCCTCGAAATAGAGGTCCACATGGGCGTTTTCAGCGGCCTGCGCAAGTTCGCCGGTGGCGACCGATAGCAGCGCCTTGTTCGCCGTCACCACGGACTTACCGTGCTCGATCGCCGACAGGATCGCCTTGCGTGACGGCTCGACGGGACCCATCACTTCCACGACGATGTCGACGTCCTCACGGGAGACCAGCGCGTCGATGTCGTCGGTCAGCAGATCGACAGGCACACCACGGTCGGCGGCCACTCGGCGCACCCCGATGCCGCGCAGCACCAGCGGCGCGCCGATCCGGGCGGCGAGGTCGTCGGCACTCTCCTCGATGATGCGGACAACCTCGCTGCCCACATTGCCCAGTCCCAATACCGCGACACCGACCGGCTTTTCATCTGAGCTCATGTGCGCCACTCCTCCTCATCGCTACGCTCTGCATCGTCGTCAGCGCGGCTCATGTGCGCCACTCCTCCTCATCGCTACGCTCTGCATCGTCACCGGCGCGGCTCATGTGCGCCACTCCTCCTCATCGCTGCGCTCTGCATCGTCGTCAGCGCGGCTCATGTGCGCCGCTCCTCCTCACCTCAAGACTCAGCAGGTCGTCGACCGTCTCCCTGCGCAGGATCAGCCGCGTCTCACCGTCACGCACCGCCACCACCGCCGGGCGGCCAATCAAGTTATAGCGGCTCGACAGCGAATAGCAGTACGCCCCGGTCGCGGCCACGGCGATCAGGTCGCCCGGCGCGATGTCATCCGGCACCCAGGTATCCCGCACGACGATATCGCCGCTCTCACAATGCTTTCCGACGATGCGACCCAGCGTGGCCGCCGCGTCGGTACCTCGCGACACCATCCGTACGTCATAGTCGGCGCCGTAGAGCGATGTGCGGATGTTGTCGCTCATCCCGCCGTCCACGCTGACGTATCGCCGATTCGCGGTCGCGCTCACCCCGACGTCTTTGACGGTGCCGACCTCGTAGAGGGTGACGGTCCCCGGTCCGGCGATGGCGCGGCCGGGTTCGACGACCAGACGCGGCGGCGGCAACCCCACCGCCGCGGATTCGTTGCGCACGATGCACCCGAGTTTGTCGGCCAGTTCGCTCACCGGTGGCGGATCATCGTTGGGCAGATACGAGATACCCAGCCCGCCACCGAGATCGACGGTGGAGATCTGCGCGGTCTTGTCGACACCGAACTCGGCGACCACGTCGCGAAGCAGACCGATCACCCGGTGCGCGGCGATCTCGAAGCCGCCGACGTCGAAGATCTGCGAGCCGATATGACTGTGCAAGCCCACCAGTCTGAGGCGGTCGCTGGCGAAGACCTTGCGAACCGCCGCCATCGCCGCGCCGTTGGACAATGACAGACCGAACTTCTGGTCTTCGTGGGCGGTGGAGATGAACTCGTGTGTGTGGGCTTCGACGCCGACCGTGACGCGGACCAGCACGTCCTGGACGACGCCCGCCTCGCCCGCGATGGCGTCGAGACGCTCGATCTCGAGCATGGAGTCGACGACGACGTGCTTGATTCCGGCCTTGACGGCTGCGGTCAACTCGGTGACCGATTTGTTGTTGCCGTGCAGCGCTATTCGCTCGGGCGGGAAGTCGGCGTGCAGGGCGACGGCGAGTTCGCCGCCGGTGCAGACGTCGAGCGACAAGCCCTCCTCGTCGATCCAGCGCGCAATCTCGCTGGACAAGAACGCCTTACCGGCGTAGTGCACGTTGGCGCCACCGCCGAACGCCGCCGCGATCTCGCGGCAGCGCGACCGGAAGTCGTCCTCGTCGATGACGAACAACGGTGTGCCGTAATCCTGGGCGAGCGACGTCAGCGAGACACCGGCGATGCTGACCGCCCCGTCGTCGCCACGAACTGCGTTGCGCGGCCACACATTCGGCGCGAGTTGCAGAAGCTCCTCAGCCGATGCGGGGCACGGCGGGACGCTCCCATGGTGGAATTCTTCGGCGTGCCGCGGGCCGGCGGGATGGGCGCTCACATTCGCTCCGGAGCGCTCACGCCCAGGACGCCTAGCCCGTTGGCGATCACCTGGCGGGTCGCCTGGCACAGCGCCAACCGGGCGGTGTGCAATTCATTGGGCTCCTCGTCGCCTTGCGGCAGCACCCGGCAGGAGTCGTAGAACCGGTGATAGTCGCCGGCGAGGTCTTCCAAATAACGACACACGCGGTGTGGTTCACGCAGCGCCGCAGCGGTTTTCAGCACCCGGGGGAACTCGCCGAGGTTGCGGATCAGCGCGCCCTCTTTGTCGTGGGTGAGCAACTCGAGGTGGCCGGTGTCGGCGATCAGGCCGAGCTCGGCGGCATTACGGGCCAGCGCGGAGAGCCGCGCGTAGGCGTATTGCACGTAGTAGACCGGGTTTTCGTTGGATGCCGACGACCACAGCGCCAAGTCGATATCGATCGGGGTGTCCACCGAGGACCGCGTCAGGCTGTAGCGCGCCGCGTCGACGCCGATCGCCTCGACCAGGTCGTCGAGGGTGATCACGGTGCCGGCCCGCTTGCTCATCTTCATCGGCTGGCCGTCGCGGACCAGGTTGACCATCTGGCCGATGAGCACCTCGACGCATGCTGGGTCGTCACCGAACGCGGCCGCGGCGGCCTTGAGCCGGGAGATGTAGCCGTGATGGTCGGCGCCGAGCATGTAGATGGTCAGGTCGAAGCCGCGTTCCCGCTTGTCCAGGTAGTAGGCGAGGTCACCGGCGATGTAGGCGGGCTTGCCGTCACTCTTGATCACGACGCGATCTTTGTCGTCGCCAAAAGCACTGGTGCGCAACCAGGTTGCGCCGTCCTTTTCGTAGATGTGGCCGTTCTCGCGCAGCCGGGCGATCGCCTGCTCGACGCGACCGCTGGTGTGCATCGACTCTTCGTGGGTGTAGACGTCGAAGTCGGTGCCGAATTCGTGCAGCGACTCCTTGATGTGAGTGAACATCAGGTCGACGCCGATCCGCCGGAACGTCTCGTGCTGCTCGGCGTCGGGCTGGCTGAGCGCGTCAGGCGCCTGCGCCACGACTTGCGCGGCGATGTCGGCGATGTAGTCACCGGCGTAACCGTCTTCGGGTGTGGGTTCGCCTTTGGCCGCGGCGATCAGCGAGTTGGCGAACCGGTCGATCTGCGCGCCGTGGTCGTTGAAGTAGTACTCACGTACCACGTCGGCGCCCTGCGTGGTGAGCAGCCGGCCGAGCGCGTCGCCGACCGCGGCCCACCGGGTGCCGCCGATGTGGATCGGACCGGTCGGGTTGGCCGAGACGAACTCGAGGTTGATGTGGTGGCCGGCCTGGGCGTCGGAGTTGCCGTAGGTGTTCCCGGCGTCGATGACGTTGCTGACGATCAGGCCCTGCGCCGAGGCGTCCAGCCGCACGTTGATGAAGCCGGGTCCGGCGATCTCCGCCGAGGCGACGCCGTCGGCCCGGGCCAGTGCGTCGGCGAGCCAGCCGGCCAGGTCACGCGGATTGACGCCGACCTTCTTGGCGAGCTGCAGGGCCAGGTTGCTGGCATAGTCGCCGTGGTCGGGGTTACGCGGCCGCTCGACGGTGACCGTCGCCGGCAGAGCGGCGGTGTCGAGCGCGTGCTCGGTCAACACCGCGGTCGCGGTGGCCCTCAGCAGCTCGGCCAGGTCGGCGGGATTCACGCAGGCCATCCTATGGTCTGCGGTGGCCTGGCCCCGAATCCATTCCGGTGCTCAGCTGGTCGCTTTGATGCGTTAGTCTGTCGTGGCCCGTTGGCGCAGCATGTTTCGCGTGCGCCCCCGTAGCTCAGGGGATAGAGCGTCTGCCTCCGGAGCAGAAGGCCGCAGGTTCGAATCCTGCCGGGGGCACCACTCTGAACTGCGCAAACGTGGTCGAATGCGATACTTAGTCCAGCCCGGGGGGCCACGCATCCGGTCAATCGGAGAGAATTTGATCTGGTCCGCCCTCCCCGCAGGACCACATCCGGTAAATTTGGCTCGGCTGGGATGACAGCTGGTCCGGGAAAAGGTTCCGCCGCGCGCACCGCCGCCGCAGAGCTCTGAGGGGCACCCGCCCCGTACCCGACATGTACGGCGATCGTTTGAACGCCGGGATCGCGATGACCGTTTCGCCTGATTTTGCCAAGCACCGACCCGATCAGACTGTCGGGTACCCCGCCGCACCCCATAACGCCGAAACCAACGGCAACGGCTACGGCAATTTTGTTGGGACTAAGACGCTAGACACCGAACGCCGCCGTCGCCCCCCGCCAGGCAGCCCGGAAGAGTACTTGCAGGCACTGCCCGCTTTGGCGCTACTGAACCGATTGCCGATACCCATGCTCGCCACCGGACTCGATGGCGTCGTCGTCTACACCAACCCCGCGTTCGCCATCATGCTCGGCTACCACCCGGACACCATCACGCTTACCGGACAACAGCTTTCCGCGCTGCTGGACGGATATTCGGCGACCCCGCCGCGCGACTGTGTGACCGCACTGCGCGCCGCCAGTACCTTGGTCGTCGACTGGCTGCACGCCGAGGGCTTCCCGGTACGCAGCGTGATATTCGAGTCGGTATTCGCCCGCGCCACTGACCAGATACTGCTGATCGGCGTCACCGACATCACCGAACTGATGTGGTCAAACCACCTCGAATCGAGCTGAGTGTCTGGAGTCAGGACAGCTTCTCGAGCAGCGCTACCTCACCGTGAACAAGCTGGGCGAAACTCTCGGCTTTGGGCAACCCTTCGATCGGTGGCACGCCGTCGGGGAAACAGACCATGTTGGCGTCGGTCCCGGCCGGATTCCAGGCGACGCCGTTACCGACGACCTGCGACGACCGCTCGACGCCGTTGTAGTTGTCGGGCTGAAAACGCGCGGTGCAATACCAGTAACAGTCGTAGCCGAGCCCGCGGATGTGCCGGATCAGCTCGTCGCCACTGGCCGGGTTGTTGTTCTCCACGAACAGAGTTGGCCGCGTGCGGGCGATCAGCTGACCCGCGCCGCGCAACACGGCCAGCTCGAATCCTTCGGCATCGACTTTCAGGAGATCGAGGCGCTCGAGGGCCGCGGTCGCGGCGAACTCGTCGAGGACCGCGACTTCGGTGGACTCGGACGTCAGCCGGCCGGGAAAGTGGCTTTCGCCGCTGAAGCCGGCCGCCACGGAGAACGCGCCGTAGTTCCAGGGGACGGTGTAGTCGGTGGCTTCGATGGTGATGGTCTCGCGACGCTCACCGACCACCACACGATAGGCGTCGACGTTGGTCAGATTGTTGAGCGCGAGATTGCCGCACAGGACGTTGAAGATCAGCCGCTGCGGCTCGAAACAGATGACCCGGCCCGATGCGGCGATCTTGGCCAGCGGCACGGTGTGCAGGCCCAGGTTGGCGCCGACTTCGACGACCACGCTGTCGGTTTTGAGCAGGCGTCGGTACAGCGACACCTCCAGCTCGCACCACTCGCCGTAGACGTCGGCGTAGGTACTGATCATGTCGCCGCGCACCAGCAGAAAGCGTCCCCAGCGACAATCTTTGAGGAATGTCTGCATGCCAGCCGCGACGTGCGCGTCCTACTGGCAGCTGCCGGGCGGCGCCGGCACCACACCGATGATCTGCGGGCCGAACAGGCCCGGCGGTGGTGGCGGCTTGACGCACTGAACCACCACCAGCGACGCCGTCCCCGGGGCGCCGCGGTTGATCGCGCGCCAGTAGGCGCCGTCGTCGTAGGGGATGCCGTCACACGACGGCTCGAGCGGTGACATCTGGTCCACCGTGCCGCCACCCGGGCAGAAGTGGTTACCGGGATCAGGCTTGTGCGGGTCAGGGTCGGCGTGGCCCAGCGGCGCGGTGAGCATGGCGGTGGCGATTAGCGCCACGGTCATCACGAGCTTCATGCTCGGCATCCTATTTCGGTCGACGTCATCGCCGCGCCCCACCCGTGCGACGATGCGCAGATGACCTCCCCGCAGGTACTTCGCGACCTGGTGCGCTGCTCCCGGCCGACCAGCATCGTCGACGTCGGCGCCAGCCCGATCGACGGAGATCCCCCGTACAGAGAAATGCTCCATTACGGCCTGTGCACGGTGACCGGCTTCGAGCCCTTGCAACGCCCGCTGACACAACT
This genomic window contains:
- the thrB gene encoding homoserine kinase, which encodes MLPAGLLGSSVVAASSANLGPGFDSLGLALSLYDEIAVETTDSGLHVEVEGESAGELVLDAGHLVVRAVERGLQAAGASVPGLRVRCRNAIPHSRGVGSSAAAVVGGLAAVNGLLAQAGWTPLSHADLIQLASEFEGHPDNAAAAVLGGPVVSWTDVSGLPPKFSAVPVRLHPDIRLFPAIPEQRSSTAEARVLLPAQVSHQDARFNVSRAALLVVALTERPDLLMAATEDVLHQPQRAHAMPASAEYLRLLRRYDMAAVLSGAGPTVIALSTAAELPAEALEYAAANGFAVSEMTAGEGVRWSSGTAVPS
- the rho gene encoding transcription termination factor Rho; translation: MTDTDLVTAGDSTENDKLPNPVTPETSSDSGAKQNAPDGSLATMVLPELRALANKAGVKGTSGMRKNELIAAIRESRQGHTNGTASNGGAAAEADNHDASAAANHADAAPQSDSNGRNSATEVAEERTERADKNDQNQNDKPKRDQQDSKSEDRDSDKDSDKGGDQQNSGGQQNRGGSNQNQQDDDGDGRGGRRGRRFRERRRRGERSGEGGGGDTELREDDVVQPVAGILDVLDNYAFVRTSGYLAGPSDVYVSMNMVRKNGLRRGDAVTGAVRVPREGEGGDKNPRQKFNPLVRLDSVNGGPVEDAKKRPDFSKLTPLYPNQRLRLETTGDRLTTRIIDLIMPIGKGQRALIVSPPKAGKTTILQDIANAITLNNPECHLMVVLVDERPEEVTDMTRSVKGEVIASTFDRPPTDHTAVAELAIERAKRLVEQGKDVVVLLDSITRLGRAYNNASPASGRILSGGVDSTALYPPKRFLGAARNIEEGGSLTIIATAMVETGSTGDTVIFEEFKGTGNAELKLDRKISERRVFPAVDVNPSGTRKDELLLSPDEFSVVHKLRRVLSGLDSHQAIDLLMSQLRKTKNNYEFLVQVSKTTPGMDND
- the thrC gene encoding threonine synthase is translated as MSSSHAATHRQWPGLIEAYRDRLPVGDDWVPVTLFEGGTPLIPAPRLSAKTGCTVHLKVEGLNPTGSFKDRGMTMAVTDAVARGQQAVLCASTGNTSASAAAYAARAGITCAVLIPQGKIAMGKLAQAVMHGAKIIQVDGNFDDCLEVARKIVADFPTISLVNSVNPVRIEGQKTAAFEIVDVLGTAPDVHALPVGNAGNITAYWKGYTEYHADGVIDKLPRMLGTQAAGAAPLVSGEPVRNPETIATAIRIGSPASWAQAVAAQQQSNGRFLAATDDEILEAYHLVAGTEGVFVEPASAASIAGLLKAVEDGWVQRGSTVVCTVTGNGLKDPDTALRDMPTVEPVPVDPVAVVAKLGLT
- a CDS encoding homoserine dehydrogenase yields the protein MSSDEKPVGVAVLGLGNVGSEVVRIIEESADDLAARIGAPLVLRGIGVRRVAADRGVPVDLLTDDIDALVSREDVDIVVEVMGPVEPSRKAILSAIEHGKSVVTANKALLSVATGELAQAAENAHVDLYFEAAVAGAIPVIRPLTQSLAGDTVQRVAGIVNGTTNYILSEMDSTGADYDKALADASALGYAEADPTADVEGYDAAAKAAILASIAFHTRVTADDVYREGITKISPDDFASARALGCTIKLLSICERITTDDGQQRVSARVYPALVPLQHPLATVNGAFNAVVVEAKAAGRLMFYGQGAGGAPTASAVAGDLVMAARNRVLGSRGPKESKYAQLPVAPMGLISTRYYVSMNVADKSGVLATVAAEFAKREVSIAEVRQEGVVGEGGKRIGARVVVVTHSATDAALSETVDALADLDVVQSVASVLRLEGTNA
- the fadD1 gene encoding fatty-acid--CoA ligase FadD1, translated to MADTIQQLLRARSDDTTPAVKHGDQVWTWQEHLSDASAAAAALIGIADPERPLHVGALLGNTPEMLTAMAAAALGGYVLCGINDTRRGAALAKDILRADCQILLTDPAHRGLIDGLELPGVRVVDVSTDEWSDLLATAGPLVPHREVAPTDTLMMIFTSGTSGEPKAVQITHLTVIFAGANLIDRFDVDSSGVCYLSMPLFHSNALLAGWSVAVGSGSAMVPATFSASGLLSDLRRYGATYMNYVGKPLAYVLATPEQPDDNDNPLRVAFGNEASDRDIAEFSRRFDCTVWDGFGSSEGAIIITREDGCPPGSLGRGFPGVGIYNADTLAECPVAEFDDDGALTNADEAIGELVNTTGAGLFAGYYNDRDATDARLRNGMFWSGDLAYRDADGWIYFAGRSGDWLRVDGENMTAAPIERILQRLPALSHVAVYAVPDEQVGDQVMAAVVLKDGTELTPVEFSNFLADQPDLSPKAWPRHVWIVDSLPTTATNKILKRELSALGSSPHGGTLWTRPGRGTSYAVVERTGGNVQPHAGV
- the rpmE gene encoding 50S ribosomal protein L31 — its product is MKSDIHPAYGETTVVCGCGNTFQTRSTKESGHIVVEVCSQCHPFYTGKQKILDSGGRVARFEKRYGKRKAGAETDASADK